One stretch of Streptomyces hygroscopicus DNA includes these proteins:
- a CDS encoding transcriptional regulator, which translates to MRRKLAAAAMELFATQGYEATTVDEIAARAGVARRTFFRHFRSKEEAIFPDHDDTLVRAAAVLDAAPPHEHPLDTVCRGIKEVMRMYASAPTVSVERYRLTREVPALREREIASVARYERLFTSYLLGHFDEGAHHDGDDDPLLAEVAASAVVTAHNHVLRRWLRAGGRGDVENQLDHAFAIVRETFGSGIGARPVPSGSRPAATVSATDEDEVVVMVARTDAPLAEVMRTIKEALKR; encoded by the coding sequence ATGCGCCGCAAACTCGCGGCCGCGGCGATGGAGTTGTTCGCGACGCAGGGGTACGAGGCGACGACCGTCGACGAGATCGCGGCCAGGGCGGGAGTGGCCCGCCGCACCTTCTTCCGGCACTTCCGCTCCAAGGAAGAGGCGATCTTCCCGGACCACGACGACACACTGGTGCGGGCCGCGGCGGTGCTGGACGCGGCGCCTCCGCATGAGCACCCTCTGGACACCGTGTGCCGCGGGATCAAGGAGGTCATGCGGATGTACGCGAGCGCGCCGACCGTCTCCGTGGAGCGCTACCGGCTGACCCGTGAGGTACCGGCGCTGCGGGAGCGGGAGATCGCCTCGGTGGCCCGCTACGAGCGGCTGTTCACCAGCTATCTGCTGGGCCACTTCGACGAGGGGGCCCACCACGACGGCGACGACGATCCGCTGCTGGCCGAGGTGGCCGCGTCGGCCGTGGTCACGGCCCACAACCATGTGCTGCGGCGCTGGCTGCGGGCGGGCGGCCGGGGCGATGTGGAAAACCAGCTGGACCACGCCTTCGCGATCGTCCGCGAAACCTTCGGGAGCGGCATCGGCGCCCGCCCCGTCCCATCCGGCAGCCGTCCCGCGGCGACGGTGTCGGCGACGGACGAGGACGAGGTGGTGGTGATGGTGGCGCGGACGGACGCGCCGCTGGCCGAGGTGATGCGCACGATCAAGGAAGCGCTCAAGCGGTAG
- a CDS encoding alpha-glucosidase, with the protein MHTARSKVTRAVAALACAAAVLVPLRAEAASDGRAQDWRLTGKGQVSGELRLSNEGGLTLAARHGATTVLRPSGLGIRTAETDFSKGLRFAGRSDRKVHETYTTTTGRRTQHTSDASESTFTFRKDGRTLKVIIRVSADGLAYRYVVPDKGTVTVLGEHSEFAVPPSADSFLLPYDNGRQDYESAHDHGKVADAKAGDYGYPSLFHIGKSWMLIEEADLNSSYGGSRLALDSATDRFKLTLPDPAEVSGPGLTTPWRTMVIGDLATVTESDLPTDLAAPSKVADTSWIKPGRAAWSWWSDGQSPTSLDAQKKFVDFASREGWEYILVDSGWSDSWMPELTAYAKEKGVGVWLWARWQTIDAQSERDRLFPLWKSWGIAGLKIDFLESDGQDRMRWYDAVFKDSARNQLMLNFHGATIPRGQERTWPQLMSTEAVKGAEGTRPKPGRQPFPAAHYTTLPFTRNLIGPMDFTPVTFTGVRPTSDAAELALSVVYESGVQHFADSVESYESRPVELKFLNQVPTVWDETRLVDGDPGDRAVLARRSGDTWYLGAITSGAARTLDEPLSFLGKGSWRIEVWKDGPDGKVVTETHEVTQDSRLSVDVPKNGGFAAKLTKTG; encoded by the coding sequence ATGCATACGGCACGATCAAAGGTCACCAGAGCCGTGGCCGCCCTCGCCTGCGCGGCCGCCGTGCTGGTGCCGCTCCGGGCGGAGGCGGCATCGGACGGTCGTGCGCAGGACTGGCGGCTGACCGGAAAGGGGCAGGTCAGCGGCGAGCTCAGGCTGAGCAACGAGGGCGGGCTGACGCTGGCCGCGCGCCATGGCGCCACCACCGTGCTGCGGCCGTCGGGCCTGGGTATCCGCACCGCGGAGACCGATTTCAGCAAGGGCTTGCGGTTCGCGGGGCGCAGCGACCGTAAGGTCCACGAGACCTATACGACCACCACCGGCCGCCGCACCCAGCACACCTCCGACGCCTCCGAGTCGACCTTCACTTTCCGCAAGGACGGGCGGACGCTGAAGGTGATCATCCGGGTCTCGGCCGACGGGCTGGCCTACCGCTATGTGGTGCCGGACAAGGGGACGGTCACCGTCCTCGGCGAGCACTCGGAGTTCGCCGTCCCGCCGTCCGCCGACTCCTTCCTCCTGCCGTACGACAACGGCCGCCAGGACTACGAATCCGCCCATGACCACGGCAAGGTCGCCGACGCCAAGGCGGGCGACTACGGCTATCCGTCGCTCTTCCACATCGGCAAGAGCTGGATGCTGATCGAGGAAGCGGACCTGAACAGCTCGTACGGCGGCTCCCGGCTCGCCCTCGACTCCGCCACCGACCGCTTCAAGCTCACCCTCCCCGACCCCGCCGAGGTCAGCGGCCCCGGGCTGACCACGCCCTGGCGCACCATGGTCATCGGGGACCTCGCCACCGTCACCGAGAGCGATCTGCCGACCGATCTGGCCGCCCCCTCGAAGGTCGCCGACACCTCATGGATCAAACCGGGCCGGGCGGCGTGGTCCTGGTGGTCCGACGGGCAGAGCCCGACCAGCCTGGACGCCCAGAAGAAGTTCGTGGACTTCGCGTCGCGTGAGGGCTGGGAGTACATCCTGGTGGACTCCGGCTGGAGCGACTCCTGGATGCCCGAGCTGACCGCGTACGCCAAGGAGAAGGGCGTCGGCGTCTGGCTGTGGGCCCGCTGGCAGACCATCGACGCGCAGAGCGAGCGCGACCGGCTCTTCCCGCTGTGGAAGTCCTGGGGGATCGCCGGGCTGAAGATCGACTTCCTGGAGTCGGACGGCCAGGACCGGATGCGCTGGTACGACGCGGTCTTCAAGGACAGCGCCCGGAACCAGCTGATGCTGAACTTCCACGGCGCCACCATCCCGCGCGGCCAGGAGCGGACCTGGCCGCAGCTGATGAGCACCGAGGCGGTCAAGGGCGCCGAGGGCACCCGCCCCAAGCCGGGCCGCCAGCCCTTCCCGGCGGCGCACTACACGACCCTGCCCTTCACCCGGAACCTCATCGGGCCCATGGACTTCACACCGGTGACCTTCACGGGCGTGCGGCCCACGAGTGACGCGGCCGAACTCGCGCTCTCGGTCGTCTACGAGTCCGGCGTGCAGCACTTCGCCGACAGCGTGGAGTCGTACGAGAGCCGGCCGGTGGAGCTGAAGTTCCTGAACCAGGTGCCCACGGTGTGGGACGAGACGCGGCTGGTCGACGGCGACCCCGGCGACCGCGCCGTCCTGGCCCGCCGCTCCGGCGACACCTGGTACCTGGGCGCGATCACCTCGGGCGCGGCCCGCACGCTGGACGAGCCGCTGAGCTTCCTCGGCAAGGGCAGTTGGCGGATCGAGGTGTGGAAGGACGGCCCGGACGGCAAGGTCGTCACCGAAACCCACGAGGTCACACAGGACTCGCGGCTCTCGGTGGACGTCCCGAAGAACGGCGGCTTCGCCGCGAAGCTCACCAAGACCGGCTGA